A segment of the Hemicordylus capensis ecotype Gifberg chromosome 6, rHemCap1.1.pri, whole genome shotgun sequence genome:
TTTTTCACTTTTCTAGCAATCTATGTCCTTATCctggcaggaaactctctcattATTCTCCTTACATTGGCTGACCCTGCCCTTCACACACCCATGTATTTCTTCCTGAGAAACCtgtcctttttggagatctgctaCACATCAGTCAATGTCCCCAAGATGCTAGGAAACCTCCTTTCTGGGAATAAATCGATCTCCTTCATCAGTTGTGCCCTGCAGACCTATTTTGATTTCTTCCTTGGTGGGTCAGAGTGCTTCTTCTTGGCATCCATGTCTTATGATCGATACGTTGCCATTTGCAAACCTTTGCGCTACCATGTCCTGATGAGCCAGAAAGTGTGTACTAGTCTAGCTGTGGCATCTTGGTTAAGTGGGTTGTTCATGTCCTTTGGTCATACAAGCATGGTTTTTACTTTGCCCTTTTGTGGGTCCAATGTGATCAACCACTTCGTCTGTGACATCCCCCCCTTACTGAAATTGGCTTGTGGGGATACCTCTAAGAGGGAAATTGCAGTCTTTGCCGTGGCCATGATATTTGTGACTTGTCCATTTATTCTGATCTTGATGTCTTATGCTGGGATCattgccaccattttgaggatCTCATCCTCTGAAGGCCGGAAAAAGACTTTCTCCACCTGTTCCTCACATCTCATTGTTGTAACCTTATTCTTTGGTTCTGCTTGTATTATCTACCTGAAGCCTAATTCCACTTACTCACCGAACACAGACAAATACCTTTCCCTTTTCTATACTGTGGTCGGTCCCATTATGAACCCTGTCATATACAGCTTGCGAAATAAGGAAATGAAAGATGCTCTTCGGAGGATTTGGGAGAGAAAACATTTTAGATAATTACAGGTTAAGATAGTACATTACTATTGCATCTAGTATGTGATATCCAAATCAGATGACTATCTACCTGTTTCTAGAGACTATGCACTTCCCTTGGTCCAAACTAAATTGAGCAAATAAACCTTCTAGCCTTCCTCTTTTGTAGTTTATTTTGTTCTTAAACATTAGAATTGATGCCTAGGATTAGGAAGATGAGCTGAAAGTGTACACAGTCCCAGCAACCCGTTCAGCGTTGTTTTCAGTAAACCATACCAGAATCTGAACCTAAGTTCTCTTGGTTGCTTGAACCTGATGCTGCATCAAACCCTTAAACAAGTAAACAAAGGGTAACCTTTTCAGTATAAATAGTACAATACAAAAGTTCCCAACTCTAATTTGTATGGttaatgcttttatttatttgtattttaaaattttgtagaTATTAGGGCAATTTATTTGATCGGTACTTGGGTAGGAGATGTCTGCATACCTCCATTTGGGGATCCTCTGTCCATGTAAAACAAgataggaggcagggagcttgatcatttgctaagcctcagctgggtaggGTTAAcccaccctacccagattccatccccagcgtTCGAATGAAGTAGAAGGAAATAATGGGCACCTtcagacatagtgtgaaacctccGGTAGATGAACCTGTGCCTAATCTATGAAGCTGGGAAGCATCCCACACATTGTCATCCAGCTGAGGTTATGCAACCaggtttctgggcagagggacaCCTTCCTTTTCCTGggctgctgaggctgcatcccaagAAGCTCTATACAGCAGGGAAAGGTCATTTAAGCCCTTTCCTCACATCACTTGTATCACTGTCCTTGCAAGAGATCTGCAAACATAGTTTCACACAAGCATAATTACTGGTActgggggatggagaggggcactagtttCCTGTTACTCTGAGCATGATGTTTCCTAGGaagaaatatgtatatgagggcaggcaaaggatacTAGGATTTGGTTTACTGTGTCAAAGGATGCACTTGAATTCgtagacctgggccaagcagtccaggaagtcCCAACACACTCCTGCACCCATGTTGGCTTGCCGGCCGGGGATCAGCCCTCTCATGTGAGAGGGACAGTCAACTGGGGAGTACCAGAAGCACCATGAGCTTTGGTTCTCCATTGGACtgtactctcatgaggtaggccatccaactatagggggcccCACTGATGTGGGACTCCGGGTATctctggttaacaatagaaccCATACTCTCtaccttcccctctcctctcAACCCTTCTAGACTTCTGAGGAGTCTGGTCTGCTCCATGTGTCAAAGAACTTttgggtgggcagagttgggaaGGATCGGGGATGGATCTCACATCCACAGCCTGATGTGCTGGGCTGAGACTGGCATTGCAGCCTATGCAAATCAGCCACTGTAGGATATCCCAGGGCAGGACACCCATGGATTTGagcaatccctggcaagccagaTGGCTGTGAGGGGCAAAAAAGGACATAGATATATGGTGTGAAGAGACTAGCCTGTCAGAGGCAGAGCTTGGACTCAGAGACACTCTTACACATGGGTTTCAgggccaatgtccagggcctccacatcccctggggacccccaaatcctcttagttctgtcctgggtggtgtggtttgtgccctcaaaaacctatgttttaaaaaatgattcttaACTTGCAGCATgaggggagggcctccaaaggcatttaggtccaggctccaaaattacctagttgcacctctgctTGGTCTTTTGCTTTGTGACAGTCCCTGGAACCAGGAAAGATATTGCTGGGGTACCATTCCCTGGGGCGTGCATAGATCTAACAACTGGGCTGGGCAGCAAGAGCCCTCTGGCCCCAGTTCTGCTCATGAGGTTCTGCTCATGAGGTATGGCCAAGACTGCATGCTTGTACCCCATCGAATGGGCTGGGCCCCACTTACTCTACAAACTCGTACAAAAAATAGAACCACTTAAAAAAGCTAGGGGCTATCATTTAACCCTAAGTGTGGGTTATCCCATTGATCATAGGCTTTCCTTTAATGTATTGTACCGCAACAGTATAGATACTTGCAAGCCTCGGGGCCAAGACTGAACATTAGGATACCAACATACATATGCAGAGATGAGGGCACCCCTATATTCAGCTGGACAGAGCAACACCATCCATGGGAACTTCAAAAATACAGATAGTGGCTGGGCATCAAGGGAAATCAAGGACTTGCTGCCCAACCAGACAACACACACAACTCCTTTGAAAGGATGCCTTACTGGGCAGCCACACTtgatcaggtgtgttattaatgaaagggttccttgtaCATGCGCCCTCTCTCCTTCTTCAAATTGAAGCTGTCAAAATATATTGTATGGCAATTCCAATTAAAGTTTCTGCATGAACAGAAGAATATTCTAAAATCAGCAGCACAAATTCACTCCCTCCTATGATCGAGCCTGAGAAATCACACATACTCTTGAGGATCCAGTGACAGGATGTTGTACATGAGCATCATATGTGTCAGTAAGTATAGCACTACATTTTCTGACGATGTTAATGTGTGTATTTCTTAGTATGTATGTTAGAAACATTGATATCCCACctctctattaaaaaaaaaatgctgaaagCAGCTCACAACATAATCGAAAAATTACAAATGAACTATAAAAGTAGAATAATAATTTTAACTACATATACAATCAATAAAATGCTATTTTTCTTAGTAATCATACTCTCAGTCATATGGCATGCATTCTCTTAGCACAgtataataaggtcattcacaggaGCAAcactacccaggcttgcacagctgTATTGGGGCAGGGCttctcatgtggagtgccaggattggtccTAATCCCAGTGCTCTGCAATTGGGAACTCCAGgtttttttattgattgattgattgattaattgccatcaagtaggtgttgactcttagcaaccacatagatagatcatctatctatctatctatctatctatctatctatctatctatctatctatctatctatacaatttctataccacccttcaaaaaatgtctcaaggcggtttacacagagaaataataaacaaacaaacaaacaaacaaacaagatggaagacAGATCttttcaggatgatctgtcttcaacttggcctttaaggtctctcagtagtgcattcattgctgtggtaatcaaatccatccaccttgctgctgtggattatgttgtgagctgctttcagcattttttaaaaaaatagagaggTGGGATATCAATGTCTCTAacatacataataagaaatacacacatctttgagggtgattcggttcggctctgaATCACCAGAAATTTGCTGTTTTGGGTACagtcgttctgtacccgaaacgattcgcacatccctagtccaaagTATGTtattttgagcctggtcatttgtgcctcgggtgcaaattctggattgatttgttctatgatccccttgattgttttcctggttgtccatgctatcctcaaaagtcttctccagcaccaaagttcaaaagccaatgtttttttctatcttgcttcttcaaagtccagctttcgcatccatagagtttGGGTTTTTTACCTGGGGTAAAAGTGATGCAGAAGGGCATAAGTACCCTTCTGGCACACCTCTCCCGGTAGTATGAGCCAGCAGGCATGCCCAGCCGTGGGGAAATCAtctaatgcaccatgctcattacatggtgcattgtgggatgtgagAGGTTACAACCTGCAGTGTGTTCCAGAGAGCTGGGGGCGCCACTGAAAATCCTTGTCCGTGCATCACCAACAGCAATGTTTCAGAGGCAGTGGAACAGGAAGGAATCCCTCTCTACATAATCTCATGGGCTGGATGGAACTCTGTCCTTCAGCTAGATTGGTGTTTGTCATTAAGTGCTTTGTAGGTCAGAACCAGCTGCTCGAATCACACCCAGGAAAAAAAAGGCAAACAGTCTAGCTGGTGCAGTAGTTGAGTGATATGGGCTAAAAATCTGACTCCTGCTAGAATTCTTAGCACTAACTTCTGCACCAGCTTTAATTAAAGAGGGTGTGAAAGGGGAGCCCTATAGAGAGCAAATTGCAGTAGTCTAACCATGAAGTGGAAAGGGCATGCATCACCATGATAAATTACATCCCAGGAAGGTAACAAAATTATGCAGACCCTGTGATTTTAGgaatgtgtgattttttttttaggttgACTCAATTCGACTTGAATctggttgatttgagtgatttgaccttaaaacaaatctgcccagtcacccctggcaCAATGAGGGGGGGGTGACAATCCCCCCCACAAGCCAGTGGGccctcagtttatttttttatgaatttgtgAAATGTGTAGACATTTTGGTGTGCTatgaactttccatatggaattCCATTCAGGAATTTTTGAGtagtttagactctttggtaggtttttgcttttcctcataatgaatccctacgaggactcattacataccaaagagtctaaacacttcaaaaatgccTATAAAATAACTGATTACCACAGTGGCTTGCAGGtgataggtggcacccatggggccatACTAACCACCCCACTTTGGGGGCCCCAGGACCTTTGAAAGAAGGtagaattaatttaaatatgaatatgaatcaAATCCAACTCAAatcgaatctgatcagatttgagtttgaagatttgagtttgaattgaatcttgctgatttgatttgacctcaaatgtAATCacaaaaatcgatttgtgcacatctctaaagaATTGACTCCCTAAAACAAAGGTTTTTGTTGATACTGTATATGCTACCTTACCTGTGGAGTTTAGTGAGGTAAacagagcataggaacataggaaattgccatatactgagtcagaccattggtctatcaagctcagtattgtcttcacagactggcagcatcttctccaaggttgcaggcaggaacctctctcagacctatcttggagaagccagggagggaactcgaaaacttctgctcttcccagagcagcttcatcccctgaggggaatatcttgcagtgctcacacatcgagtctcccattcatatgcaaccagggcagaccctgcttagcttaaggggacaagtcatgcttgctaccacaagaccacctctgttGCTATGTACTGGGACTGAAAGGGAGAGTTCCatggatgcctctggggagcccacaggcaagaggtgagggcatgccctttctcctgctgttgctcccctgcaactggtattgagaggcatcgtgcctctggtgctggaggtgacccacaaccaccagactagtagctattgatagatctatcctccatgaatttgttaaagccccttttaaagccatccaagctggtggcgaTCACCACATCTCAGGGTAAAgacttccatagattaataattcgctgtgtgaaaaagtacttcatcttCAACGTAAGTACTTTCAAAGGTGTAACTAGTTCTGCAATTAACTCTGCATTTCTTGGGAAGAGTCAACTCCtggttctttttgttttgttttttatttcattttttcttGTGAAATTATAAATCTTCCTTATCTTAAAAATATTTGGACTTCCTTTATTAGACTGATGCTCCTCATGCCTATAGCATTCTTCCATTATCATGGGCACtaagtattaggggtgtgcaattcgggaattcggtgattcggatcgggacccaaaccgaatcacccctgttctgttttgtgcccgaatatgggccacctgaatcacccttgattcggttcggattcggatttaatccgaatccaaatctgaatctgaattgatttgggggtaAAAAATGGGCCCAGGGGCaacattttggggtggggtggtagtttccaatgggtggagtctaccaccccaatttcaggggaattgggcaaaaggctgatttttggggaatttttgaaattttagtgactttggggcagtttgggggcatagcatgggatctgggcaaaaggagtggggtgggatggtagtgcctaatgggtgcaggctaccaccccaatttcagggggattgggcaaaggggtgatatttggggaatttctgaagttttcatgtctttggggcagattggggcagattggggcagaaagtggggcctggggcagaatagtggtgtggtgtggtagtgcctaatgggtggaggctgccaccccaatttcagggggattgggcagaggcctgattttttgggaatatttgaagttttggtgtctttggggcagattgggggcagaaagtggatctgccccaaaggagtggggtgggctggtagatagtgcctaatgggtggaggctaccacccgtccccaatttgagagtgattggacagaggggtgaattttggtgaatttctgaggtttgtcttcataaggtgaagtgtgctaaattgattacttcttcatattcatagtagtagagagtgtgaaaaagtgaaagtggggtcatgagagttgtctaattgaaaaaaatctcatttgctatgatagaatgagaattcacacctcagaagttttttctgaggtgtgaattctcattctatcatagcaaatgaagttttttctgaggtgtgaattctcattctatcatagcaaatgagatttttttcaattaaacaaatctcatgaccccactttcactttttcacactctcaattactatgaatatgaagaagtaatcaatttagcacacttcaccttatgaagacaaacctcagaaattcaacaaaattcacccctctgtccaatcactctcaaattggggacgggtggtagcctccacccattaggcactatctaccagcccacctcactcctttggggcagatccactttctgcccccaaactgccccaaagacatgaaaacttcagaaattcccaaaaaatcacccctttgcccaatccccctgaaattggggtggtagcctgcacccattaggcactaccaccccaccccactccttttgcccagatcccatgctatgctcccaaactgccccaaagtcactaaaacttcaaaaaatccccccaaatcggccaagagccgaatcacccgaatttttcagccccgaaattcgggtgattcggctcagtcccgaaaaatatcaggggacatcgggggtgattcggttcggccccgaatcacccgaaattgctcgtttcgggcacagatcgttctgtgcccgaaattttttgcacatccctactaagtatTATAGAAGAAGGCTTGGTAATACACAGTAAATGATAGCAGAGGATGCAGGAACTGTCACATGGTGGCATtgacatgtaatgggaaaccggaggtgaagttGCCTGAGGCTGAATTTCTTGTACATCCAGATGCATGCAACCGTGATTACATGAGAAAAGCAAACTGAGGTTTTCCTttctaaactccaatttgaaccctcaggttgtagtgagttttgctgcttctGCCTGAGGTTTGCATTCGGCAGCGTTACATCCAAAGGCAGAATTGCAGTTACAGTGAGcagtaactggagttgagggaggaagttcctcacTCCCTCCAGTTGTGGttatctgggaagcccacacagccagttcccatgCCTGTGCAGGAAGTTCCCCCTCCTATCTTCAGTCTCCGAAGTTTCAATTTTGAACATCTGCGAAGCACGTGGGGGGTAGGTCCAGATTATTACATTTGAATGTGGCCAAAGTCAAACTACTATCTCTTAAAATAATACATTAACGTATATTTCCATTCCTTTTATGGATGCAGACCCCAAAAGAGAATATTTTGCAAAACAGCACAGCACCAGATGAGTTCATCCTGGTGGGTTTGTCTGATGACCCCTGCCAAGAAGGTGGCTTCTTCTCAACTTTTCTGGCAGTCTGTATCATTACCCTGGCAGGCAACTCTCTCATCATTCTCCTTACATTGGCTGACCCTGCCCTTGACACCCATGAATTTCTTCCTGAGAAACCtgtcctttttggagatctgctaCACATCGGTCAATGTCCCCAAAATGCTGGAAAACCTTCTCTCTGGGGGGAAATCCATCTCCTTCATCAGTTGTGCTCTGCACACTTATTTTACTTTCTTCCCTGGTGGGTCAAAGTGTTTCCTCTTGGCTTCCATGTCTTACAATCAGCAGCATGGTTTTTACTTTGCCCTTTTGTGGGTCCAATGTTATAAACCACTTTGTCTGTGACATTCCCCCTTTACTGAAATTAGCTTGTGAGCCTCTAGGAGGGAAATTGCAGGCTTTCTCGTGGCCATGATATTTGTGCCTTGTCCATTGATTCAGATCTTGATTCATTatacagtattttgtattttctccccccacccctttgttcttacatgatttaatgtgttctgagtttttatttcatgttttaatgttttcttaTGAAACGCCCAGTGatcagtttgttatggggcagctaagaaataaagtgtattattcttattatttattttattaagattGCAAAAGCAATTACATAACAATAAAGctgtccacatgagcagccctacccggtcTTGCTCAGCCCTACCACAATAAGGCTGCTTGTGCCGGGATCGAGGCTGATGCAACAACAGGTAGCCCAGAGTTTTTCTGTCCTCCCCCTGGGTCCCGAGTCATGTATGTGTTCGGACTGCCTGTGGCTGGTGTGCTTGGCTGAGGGGCAAACCCTTAAGGAACCGTGCTCCTGGAACAGTGCGCTGATGGATACCAGGGGACTTCCTTCCCCAGCTCTCTGCTCTGTCACTCACAGTGGTGCCACGAGTGTTCCATGGCAAGTGGCAAAGCGAACTCAAGAGGGCAATCATGTGTGCCCCTCTCCAGAGAATTCATGTACACAACCTAAATGTCTTATCTGAAAAGAGGCTTCTTAACCACTTCATTCATATAACCTCTGGACTGGGTTCATCTTCAGCCATTTACACGAATCATATTTATGTAAAATGCTTGGCTTTGGTCTGAGAAACCAGAGCAAACAATGTCAGATTATTATTTACTGCTGAGAACTCTTGCCATGTATCAGTCTTCTTGAACATGGGTATGTACAGTACTGTCCATTGATTTCGGTTGCTATTCTGCAGATGGTGACAGGTTATTAAATTAGTGCATCTGTCCACTCAACCAGTCAGCCTTTCTGATCTGCTTGGCCTGAAACTCCCAGAGGTGACAGTACTGCAGGATAAGGCATGGCCGTTATGCTTGATCAACAGACAAAGGTACCAACAAGCTCACTCCCTTCTATGATTGTGGCTGAGACATGACACATGCTGCTAAGGAGTCAGTGACAGAAGGTTGTGCACGAGAATCCTATGTGTAAGTAAGTATAAGTAAGTACTATATTTTCTTTAGACTTGGCTATGTCTGTATCTGATGATTTATTATAGACATTTATAGCATACCtctctgttttaaaaatatgctcTGAAAGGATCATATCACTATCTACAAACTACCAATAAACTATAAATAtaggaaaaaaattaattacatCAATGATCAAAGAAATGCTAGAAATGATAGCAGTACATAAAACTGCTATTTATGCAAGAGTATATTTTTCAGAGTGAAATATCAGTGTATTTTTTTATTTAGACGATTTTATATAACAAAACATCTAGAAagcaaaaaccccaaaacaaaaaaagttctgCCATTGGTATTCTGGAAGAATATATTTAAGAATCTCATAATAttattaaaatacatatattgTTCCAGAGTGGGAGCTGGACAGGGACAAGAGATCTTTGCTTACAGTGATTCTTATGGTAGAAAAAAGAAAAGTACACCCTAGATATTTTTTTACCAACAGAAGCAATATTTATTGCCAGTATTGTGGGAGTCCTATTGATTATATTAGCTTCAGCAATGGAAAAGATCTTTTGCCATCAGATCATGACTGGCATCATATGTCAGGCATTCTGTCGCCCCAGTGAAAGATTAGTGTATTGTTTTTACAGTAATTGAAACAATTGTATATGCCACCATTCTTTACCTGTGAATTCAGGGAGGCTGATAACAAAATTGTAACACACAATAtggacacaataaaaacaataaaaagcctCAAGAGTCATAAAGGCAATGATTAAAAATGGGCAGTCCTTGGGAGAAATGATATATACATATGGGAAGTTCTGCCAAAGTAAGTAAGTGTTTTATTTCCATTTAAAACTGAATAGGGCAGGAACAAACCTAAGATCAAGGAGCAGGAAGTTCTAGAGAgctggagccaccactgagaaggtttGTTCATGTGCTACCAACAGCCATATTTCAGAGGGCAGTGGGCTTCTCTACATGGTCTCCTGTGCTGGACAGAACTATAAGGAGGAAGGCTTTGTAGCTCAAAACCAGCAGCTTGGATCACACATGGGGAAACACTGGTGACCAATCTAGCTGGTGCAGTAGAACAGTCATATGTCTGGCCCCTGCCATAATTCTTGCCACTGCATTATGTTCCAGCTGTAATTTACAGGGGTTTTTCATAAGCAGCCCCATAAAAACTgtgttgcagtaatctaagcatgAGGTGATGAGGTCATGTATCAGCATGGTGATATCTTCTTGAGTGAATACTTTGACAATATTATACATAGCTATATTGTTAGTATCCCCTAAATTCACTTATGAATAtgtatttcctttccttttctaggATGCATACGCCAAAAGAGAATATTTTGCAAAACAACACTACACCTGCTGAGTTCATCCTGCTGGGTCTGTCTGAGGACCCCAACCTGCAAAGTGTTTTCTTTTTCACTTTTCTGGCAATCTATATCATGACCCTGGCAGGAAACCTTCTCATCATTCTCCTTACATTGGCTGACCCTGCCCTTCACACACCCATGTATTTCTTCCTGAGAAACCtgtcctttttggagatctgctaCACATCAGTCAATGTCCCCAAGATGCTGGGAAACCTTCTCTCGGGGCGGAAATCCATCTCCTTCATCAGTTGTGCCCTGCAGACCTATTTTACTTTCTTCCTTGGTGGGTCAGAGTGCTTCCTCTTGGCTTCCATGTCTTATGATCGATACGTTGCCATTTGCAAACCTTTGCGCTACCATATCCTGATGAGCCAGAGAGTCTGTACTAGTCTAGCTGTGGCATCTTGGTTAAGTGGGTTGTTGATGTCCTTTGGTCACACCAGCATGGTTTTTACTTTGCCCTTTTGTGGGTCCAATGTGATCAACCACTTCTTCTGTGACATCCCCCCTTTACTGAAATTGGCTTGTGGAGACACCTCTAAGAGGGAAATTGCAGTCTTTGCTGTGGCCATGATATTTGTGACTTGTCCATTTATCCTGATCTTGATGTCTTATGCTGGAATCATTGCCGTCATTTTGAGGATCTCATCTTCTGAAGGCCGGAAGAAGACCTTCTCCACCTGTTCTTCACACCTCATTGTAGTAACGTTATTCTTTGGTTCTGCTTGCATTACCTACTTGAAGCCTAATTCCACTTATTCAGCAGATACTGACAAATATCTTTCACTCTTCTACACTGTGATTAGTCCCATTTTGAATCCTGTCATATACAGCTTTCGCAATAAAGAGGTGAAAGATGCCCTTTGGAAAATGTGGGAGAGAAGACCTTTTGGATAGCTGAGGGCATGGATATTGTGTGTGATATACCAATCAGATCAGATGCTAACCTTTTTCTAGAGACTATGCAAACCTTCTCACAAAGCTTCTACTCTGCCGGTTTTAGTGTATATTGCCCTTAAACATTAGAATTGTTACCTAGGATCATGAAGTTGAACTGAAAGTGCATACATACCCTGCAACTCATTCTGAGGAGGTTTTGTTTCCACAGTAAACAGGAGCAGAACTTGAAACTAAATTGTCTTTATTgcctggaatggaaccccttAAAAAAAAGTGGTTAATATTTCAGAAAAAAGTGATACAATACACAAGAACACAACTTTCTGGTGTATTGTCtacttattgtttgtt
Coding sequences within it:
- the LOC128331271 gene encoding olfactory receptor 10A7-like produces the protein MTHAAKESVTEGCARESYVMHTPKENILQNNTTPAEFILLGLSEDPNLQSVFFFTFLAIYIMTLAGNLLIILLTLADPALHTPMYFFLRNLSFLEICYTSVNVPKMLGNLLSGRKSISFISCALQTYFTFFLGGSECFLLASMSYDRYVAICKPLRYHILMSQRVCTSLAVASWLSGLLMSFGHTSMVFTLPFCGSNVINHFFCDIPPLLKLACGDTSKREIAVFAVAMIFVTCPFILILMSYAGIIAVILRISSSEGRKKTFSTCSSHLIVVTLFFGSACITYLKPNSTYSADTDKYLSLFYTVISPILNPVIYSFRNKEVKDALWKLLTKLLLCRF
- the LOC128331270 gene encoding olfactory receptor 10C1-like, which codes for MWTTKENILQNITTPAEFILLGLSEDPNLQSVFFFTFLAIYVLILAGNSLIILLTLADPALHTPMYFFLRNLSFLEICYTSVNVPKMLGNLLSGNKSISFISCALQTYFDFFLGGSECFFLASMSYDRYVAICKPLRYHVLMSQKVCTSLAVASWLSGLFMSFGHTSMVFTLPFCGSNVINHFVCDIPPLLKLACGDTSKREIAVFAVAMIFVTCPFILILMSYAGIIATILRISSSEGRKKTFSTCSSHLIVVTLFFGSACIIYLKPNSTYSPNTDKYLSLFYTVVGPIMNPVIYSLRNKEMKDALRRIWERKHFR